The Bradysia coprophila strain Holo2 chromosome IV unlocalized genomic scaffold, BU_Bcop_v1 contig_84, whole genome shotgun sequence genome window below encodes:
- the LOC119072824 gene encoding GTP:AMP phosphotransferase AK3, mitochondrial, with protein MSSKVWKAIIMGAPGSGKGTISDRIIKKFNIKHLSCGDILRRHIQQQTALGVTANKYMQNGQLVPDKLVIDCILDEVSNIGQKSWLLDGFPRTIEQANKLAECEKVDSVMNLVVPHDIIIDRVRNRWIHLPSGRVYNIGFNSPNVPFKDDETGEALIQRDDDKPETVRKRLEIYENVTKPLVEYYKNGGRLVEFHGKTSDEIWPNVVKYLQDKV; from the exons atgagcTCAAAGGTGTGGAAGGCTATAATAATGGGTGCACCGGGAAGCGGCAAAG GCACCATATCCGACCGCATTATCAAGAAATTTAACATAAAACACCTTTCGTGTGGAGATATATTAAGGCGACACATACAACAGCAAACAGCTCTTGGTGTCACGGCTAACAAATATATGCAAAATGGTCAATTGGTTCCGGACAAATTAGTTATCGACTGTATTCTCGACGAGGTGTCGAATATTGGCCAGAAATCGTGGCTGCTCGATGGATTTCCAAGGACCATTGAGCAGGCGAATAAGTTGGCCGAATGTGAAAAAGTTGATTCCGTGATGAATTTGGTAGTGCCTCATGATATAATCATTGATAGAGTTAGAAATCGGTGGATTCACTTGCCGAGTGGTCGTGTGTACAACATTGGATTCAATTCGCCGAACGTTCCATTCAAAGATGACGAAACTG GCGAAGCGTTGATACAACGTGACGACGATAAACCAGAAACAGTTCGGAAAAGGCTGgagatttatgaaaatgttacGAAGCCACTTGTTGAATATTACAAAAATGGAGGTAGACTGGTTGAGTTTCACGGTAAAACGTCGGATGAAATCTGGCCGAATGTAGTCAAGTATTTACAGGACAAAGTGTAA
- the LOC119072821 gene encoding zinc finger protein 665-like, with amino-acid sequence MDQIFVGGIQEDRGLKAKVTIDKCTSDSLKNCDNELCMVDSSRVTCKTECENVVSRTEGEFESTPSSETTVPSAPVAGIALDCDKCEKTFRSKLGLQKHQLRHTETGPFTCDFCEAKFKGSNGLKIHKRLHTGENLFTCDICKKSFNQRSVITVHMRIHSDYHPFACDQCDKSFRTPGNLKLHKVSHTDEKKFTCDECGVKLKTKCSLERHHRMHAGEKLYVCDECGKKFSDRSTLRNHQRLHSGSKPYACDACPMKFTQRTYLQQHKRTHTGERRYECDECGMRFSQKSAVKTHKVQHTGARPFPCDVCEMTFSYKSAALSHRKTHTNERNFACDECPMTFAYKSVLITHKMQHSGSRPFKCDECEKGFTRKFYLKSHKLTHRGEKPFPCDECSSRFGTRNLLNQHKRIHAKKSNAATVSKVAEKCNEQLVGRQFPCDECYSKFSSRSQLNQHKRSHETLPKITPEISVETAIKNPAPQHEPSVVSSKLEFVEISCSGMDPSKAFDGKPLVEFIPYEESSCHDRDVDETFTHNEIAISDEVQTSVESRKTPGQPILHDKFETKSGDALEAVDCHIDQNPKVTADCGDKIMKKQKAPRRSDTCDKQFVCKECPEKFAKVSRLKIHSRTHTGANRFVCDQCGRGFDRADSFKKHKRWHNGDKRFSCDICGAQFYEKNHLFTHIQRHVGVKNIACNECASKFVTKSELSQHKEHAHRKKPVA; translated from the exons ATGGATCAAATATTCGTAG GTGGTATTCAGGAAGACAGGGGTCTAAAGGCTAAAGTGACCATCGATAAATGTACGTCTGACTCCCTCAAAAATTGTGACAACGAACTTTGTATGGTCGACTCGTCAAGAGTCACTTGCAAGACAGAATGCGAAAATGTTGTCAGCAGGACCGAAGGCGAATTCGAATCTACTCCATCATCGGAAACCACTGTACCTTCGGCTCCTGTGGCAGGAATTGCTTTGGATTGTGACAAATGTGAGAAAACGTTTAGATCCAAACTTGGTCTTCAAAAGCACCAATTGAGACACACTGAAACCGGACCATTCACATGTGACTTCTGTGAAGCAAAATTTAAGGGCAGTAACGGtctcaaaattcataaacGGTTGCATACCG GTGAAAATCTGTTCACCTGTGACATCtgcaaaaaatcattcaaccAACGATCAGTCATCACCGTCCATATGCGTATCCATTCCGATTATCACCCATTCGCCTGCGATCAATGCGATAAATCATTTCGCACGCCTGGTAACCTGAAATTGCACAAAGTGAGCCACACCGACGAGAAAAAGTTTACGTGCGACGAGTGTGGCGTCAAATTAAAGACGAAATGTTCGCTCGAAAGACATCACAGGATGCATGCCGGTGAGAAATTGTACGTCTGCGACGAGTGTGGGAAAAAATTCAGCGACAGAAGTACACTGCGCAATCACCAACGTTTACATTCGGGCTCAAAGCCCTACGCATGTGATGCATGTCCAATGAAATTCACTCAACGAACATACTTGCAACAACACAAACGGACGCATACCG GTGAACGTCGATATGAATGTGATGAATGTGGAATGAGATTTTCGCAGAAATCTGCCGTTAAAACTCATAAAGTCCAACATACCGGTGCTCGGCCCTTTCCGTGTGATGTATGTGAAATGACATTCTCGTACAAATCGGCCGCATTGTCTCACAGGAAGACACACACCAACGAGCGCAATTTTGCCTGCGATGAATGCCCGATGAcgtttgcatataaatcggtTTTAATAACGCATAAAATGCAACATTCGGGCAGCAGACCGTTTAAGTGTGACGAATGCGAAAAGGGATTCACCCGAAAGTTCTACCTCAAGTCCCATAAACTGACACACCGAGGGGAGAAGCCATTCCCATGTGATGAATGTAGCTCACGATTCGGCACTAGAAATCTGCTGAATCAACACAAAAGAATTCACGCAAAGAAATCGAACGCGGCAACTGTGTCGAAAGTTGCCGAAAAATGTAACGAGCAGCTTGTCGGGAGACAGTTTCCTTGTGACGAATGTTACTCGAAATTCAGCAGTAGATCTCAACTGAATCAGCACAAGAGAAGTCATGAAACCTTGCCAAAAATAACGCCTGAAATCTCAGTTGAAACAGCCATAAAGAACCCTGCACCTCAGCATGAACCTAGCGTTGTGTCCAGCAAATTAGAATTTGTTGAGATTTCTTGTTCCGGAATGGACCCTTCGAAAGCGTTCGATGGGAAACCACTAGTCGAGTTTATTCCATATGAAGAGTCATCGTGTCACGATAGGGACGTTGATGAGACATTCACTCACAATGAAATTGCAATAAGTGACGAGGTACAAACGAGTGTTGAATCACGCAAAACTCCCGGTCAACCAATCCTTCACGACAAATTTGAAACCAAGTCTGGAGACGCCCTTGAGGCAGTTGACTGTCATATTGACCAAAATCCCAAAGTTACTGCAGATTGCGGCgacaaaatcatgaaaaagCAAAAAGCACCCAGACGTTCGGACACTTGTGACAAGCAGTTCGTTTGCAAAGAATGTCCAGAAAAATTCGCGAAGGTGTCTCGCCTCAAAATCCATAGCCGAACGCACACTGGCGCCAATCGATTTGTCTGTGACCAGTGTGGTCGTGGTTTCGATCGGGCTGATAGTTTTAAGAAACATAAGCGTTGGCACAACGGCGACAAGCGATTCAGTTGCGATATTTGTGGTGCTCAATTCTACGAGAAAAATCACCTGTTCACCCACATCCAAAGGCATGTCGGTGTTAAGAATATCGCTTGCAATGAGTGTGCCTCGAAATTTGTTACGAAATCGGAACTGAGTCAACACAAAGAACATGCACACCGCAAGAAGCCTGTGGCTTAG